In Streptomyces sp. NBC_01381, a genomic segment contains:
- a CDS encoding amino acid deaminase/aldolase, translated as MTGRAADRARYDRATAHLDAPLAIVDLEAFDANADDLVRRAGGKPIRVASKSVRCRALLERVLAKDGFAGIMSFTLDESIWLARSGFDDVLLAYPSADRAGFAELTADPKLAASVTVMIDDPAQLKLIDEARGDGTEEVRVCLELDTAFKALGGQVRIGARRSPLHSPVQVAALARAVARRPGFRLVGVMAYEGHVAGVGDAVAGHPVRSRAIRMMQSAARKELAVRRAETIRTVRAIAPDLEFVNGGGTGSVQHTAAEDAVTEIAAGSGLYVPRLFDNYTSFSGRPAALFGQPVVRRPGVGTVTVLGGGYPASGAAGPDRSPVPYLPEGLRYDPQEGAGEVQTPLLGAPADDLLIGDKVWFRHAKAGEMCERFDALHLVQGDRVTATVPTYRGEGHTFL; from the coding sequence ATGACTGGCCGTGCCGCAGACCGAGCCCGCTACGACCGGGCCACCGCACACCTCGACGCCCCGCTCGCGATCGTCGATCTGGAGGCGTTCGACGCCAACGCCGACGATCTCGTGCGCAGGGCCGGCGGGAAGCCGATCCGGGTGGCGAGCAAGTCCGTGCGCTGCCGGGCCCTGCTTGAGCGGGTCCTTGCCAAGGACGGCTTCGCGGGGATCATGTCGTTCACGCTCGACGAGTCGATCTGGCTCGCCCGGTCCGGGTTCGACGACGTGCTTCTCGCCTATCCGTCTGCCGACCGCGCCGGATTCGCCGAGCTCACCGCCGACCCGAAGCTGGCCGCGTCGGTGACCGTGATGATCGACGACCCGGCGCAGCTGAAGCTCATCGACGAGGCCAGGGGCGACGGGACCGAAGAGGTGCGGGTCTGTCTGGAACTGGACACCGCCTTCAAGGCCCTCGGGGGGCAGGTGCGGATAGGGGCACGGCGCTCCCCGCTGCACTCTCCCGTCCAGGTCGCCGCCCTGGCCCGCGCCGTGGCCCGGCGGCCCGGCTTCCGGCTCGTGGGCGTGATGGCGTACGAGGGGCATGTGGCCGGGGTCGGTGACGCGGTCGCGGGGCATCCGGTCAGGTCGCGGGCGATCCGGATGATGCAGAGCGCGGCCCGCAAGGAGCTCGCGGTCCGCCGGGCGGAGACCATCCGCACGGTGCGCGCGATCGCGCCTGACCTGGAGTTCGTCAACGGCGGCGGCACGGGCAGCGTCCAGCACACGGCGGCCGAGGACGCGGTGACCGAGATCGCCGCCGGGTCGGGTCTGTACGTACCGCGGCTCTTCGACAACTACACGTCGTTCAGCGGGCGTCCGGCCGCGCTCTTCGGGCAGCCCGTGGTGCGCAGGCCCGGCGTCGGCACGGTGACGGTGCTCGGCGGCGGCTACCCGGCGTCGGGCGCCGCGGGCCCCGACCGCTCCCCCGTGCCGTACCTCCCGGAAGGGCTGCGCTACGACCCGCAGGAAGGCGCGGGCGAGGTGCAGACCCCGCTGCTCGGCGCCCCCGCCGACGACCTCCTGATCGGCGACAAGGTGTGGTTCCGGCATGCCAAGGCCGGGGAGATGTGCGAGCGGTTCGATGCGCTGCACCTCGTGCAGGGCGACCGCGTGACGGCGACCGTGCCGACGTATCGGGGCGAGGGCCACACGTTCCTCTAG
- the mycP gene encoding type VII secretion-associated serine protease mycosin: MRIRQLTTATLVAGSLALLPTIAHADDGIRAQQWALDAMHTDRAWQTTKGKGITVAVLDTGIDAEHPDLKGNVLQGKDMVGFGAKRGDRPWARHGTAMAGIIAGHGHGAGGGDGVLGIAPEAKILPIRVILEDGDPARAKARNTRGNALADGIRWAADHGADVINLSLGDDSKSAHPEPAEDAAVQYALKKGAVVVASAGNGGERGDHISYPAAYPGVIAATAVDEDGDRASFSTRRWYATVSAPGKDIVIADPDREYYEGWGTSAASAFVSGAVALIRDAHPGLTPAQIKQLIEDTARDVPGGGRDDSRGFGFIDPAAAIADGGKLKPQGLTSAAYEKKYFGTGPDPDRGDDGPAGWVGPVAGGLGVALLAAAVYLWRGRRGNPVR, encoded by the coding sequence ATGAGAATCCGTCAGTTGACGACCGCAACCCTGGTCGCCGGATCGCTTGCCCTGCTGCCCACCATCGCGCACGCCGACGACGGCATCCGCGCCCAGCAGTGGGCCCTGGACGCCATGCACACCGACCGGGCCTGGCAGACGACCAAGGGCAAGGGCATCACCGTCGCCGTCCTGGACACCGGCATAGACGCCGAACACCCCGACCTGAAGGGCAACGTCCTGCAGGGCAAGGACATGGTCGGCTTCGGCGCGAAGCGGGGCGACCGCCCCTGGGCCCGGCACGGCACCGCCATGGCCGGCATCATCGCCGGCCACGGACACGGCGCGGGCGGCGGCGACGGCGTGCTCGGCATCGCACCGGAAGCGAAGATCCTGCCGATCCGCGTGATCCTCGAGGACGGCGACCCGGCCCGCGCGAAGGCCCGCAACACCCGGGGCAACGCCCTGGCCGACGGCATCCGCTGGGCCGCCGACCACGGCGCCGACGTCATCAACCTCTCCCTGGGCGACGACTCCAAGTCCGCCCACCCCGAACCCGCCGAGGACGCGGCCGTCCAGTACGCCCTGAAGAAGGGCGCCGTCGTCGTCGCGTCCGCGGGCAACGGCGGCGAGCGCGGCGACCACATCTCCTACCCGGCGGCCTACCCCGGCGTGATCGCCGCCACCGCCGTCGACGAGGACGGCGACCGCGCCTCCTTCTCCACCCGCCGCTGGTACGCCACCGTCAGCGCCCCCGGCAAGGACATCGTCATCGCCGACCCGGACCGCGAGTACTACGAGGGCTGGGGCACCAGCGCCGCATCCGCGTTCGTCTCCGGCGCCGTCGCGCTGATCCGCGACGCCCACCCCGGCCTGACCCCCGCCCAGATCAAGCAGCTCATCGAGGACACGGCCCGCGACGTCCCGGGCGGCGGCCGCGACGACTCCCGGGGCTTCGGCTTCATCGACCCGGCGGCCGCGATCGCCGACGGCGGCAAGCTGAAGCCGCAGGGGCTGACCTCGGCGGCGTACGAGAAGAAGTACTTCGGTACGGGACCCGACCCCGACCGGGGCGACGACGGCCCCGCCGGCTGGGTCGGCCCGGTCGCGGGCGGCCTGGGCGTGGCTCTCCTCGCGGCGGCGGTCTACCTGTGGCGCGGCCGGCGGGGAAACCCCGTCCGCTAG
- a CDS encoding SseB family protein, which translates to MANKNIPDPGFSDDNGSADPRLTSALAAWADDRTAHGPVLEALAGARLLVPVVAVLGEVEEDENGLRREKTSDMAVPTLKAGDRKALPAFTSTASLALWDPEARPVAVPLHQALAAAAHEQADTIVLDLAGPVPYEINRSALIALSEGRRSQDPLGDPAVTAAVRAAVAAEPAVLRAYLGAGSADGTLALVIDPSAAPGEAAQRVARHLAADETLRARLVSGLDLALLPAEATPPGEPLYVRTV; encoded by the coding sequence GTGGCGAACAAGAACATCCCGGACCCCGGCTTCTCCGACGACAACGGGTCCGCCGACCCCCGGCTGACCAGCGCGCTCGCCGCCTGGGCCGATGACCGCACCGCGCACGGCCCGGTCCTCGAAGCACTCGCGGGCGCCCGCCTTCTCGTCCCCGTCGTCGCTGTCCTCGGCGAGGTCGAGGAGGACGAGAACGGCCTGCGCCGCGAGAAGACCAGCGACATGGCGGTCCCCACCCTCAAGGCGGGCGACCGCAAGGCGCTGCCCGCCTTCACCTCGACCGCGTCCCTCGCCCTGTGGGACCCGGAGGCCCGGCCCGTCGCCGTGCCGCTGCACCAGGCGCTCGCGGCCGCCGCCCACGAGCAGGCCGACACCATCGTGCTCGACCTCGCGGGCCCGGTCCCGTACGAGATCAACCGCTCCGCCCTGATCGCCCTCTCCGAGGGCCGCCGCAGCCAGGACCCGCTGGGCGACCCGGCCGTGACCGCGGCCGTGCGAGCCGCCGTCGCCGCCGAGCCCGCCGTCCTGCGCGCCTACCTCGGCGCGGGCAGCGCGGACGGCACTCTCGCCCTCGTCATCGACCCCTCCGCGGCCCCCGGCGAAGCCGCCCAGCGCGTGGCCCGGCACCTGGCGGCCGACGAAACACTGAGGGCCCGCCTGGTGAGCGGCCTCGACCTGGCACTGCTGCCGGCCGAGGCGACGCCACCGGGCGAGCCCCTTTACGTACGTACGGTGTGA
- a CDS encoding DUF1844 domain-containing protein, whose protein sequence is MSDATPTPESPAGDSPDFDTLTRDIADVPAVEVITTVAVHLMSAAAVNLGLAEGGEGHKDLDEARKLIHSLAGLMDASATEISSFHAAPLRDGLKSLQLAFREASDVPDEPSQGPGEKYTGPVFG, encoded by the coding sequence ATGAGCGACGCGACCCCCACCCCCGAGTCCCCCGCAGGCGACTCCCCCGACTTCGACACCCTGACCCGCGACATCGCGGACGTCCCCGCGGTCGAGGTGATCACCACGGTGGCGGTCCACCTGATGAGCGCCGCGGCCGTGAACCTGGGACTCGCCGAGGGCGGCGAGGGCCACAAGGACCTGGACGAGGCCCGCAAGCTGATCCACTCCCTGGCCGGTCTCATGGACGCGAGCGCCACGGAGATCTCCTCGTTCCACGCGGCCCCGCTGCGCGACGGCCTGAAGTCGCTGCAGCTGGCCTTCCGCGAGGCCTCCGACGTGCCGGACGAGCCGAGTCAGGGCCCGGGCGAGAAGTACACGGGCCCGGTCTTCGGCTGA
- the infC gene encoding translation initiation factor IF-3: MLVRIHRRNAAVRQTAAWCYRGGSISAEPRINDRIRVPEVRLVGPSGEQVGIVPLAKALELAQEYDLDLVEVAATARPPVCKLMDYGKFKYESAMKAREARKNQAHTVIKEMKLRPKIDPHDYDTKKGHVVRFLKQGDKVKITIMFRGREQSRPELGYRLLQRLANDVEDLGFIESNPKQDGRNMIMVLGPHKKKTEAMAEAREAQAARKAERQGRTDDSAEETPDEAEAVEAAAEVEAPAEEPAEA; encoded by the coding sequence CTGTTGGTCCGAATACACAGACGTAACGCGGCTGTCCGCCAGACCGCCGCGTGGTGCTACCGAGGAGGATCCATCAGCGCCGAGCCCCGCATCAACGACCGGATTCGCGTTCCCGAGGTGCGACTTGTCGGTCCCAGCGGCGAGCAGGTCGGGATTGTTCCGCTTGCCAAGGCCCTGGAGCTTGCACAGGAGTACGACCTCGACCTGGTCGAGGTGGCGGCTACCGCCCGTCCGCCCGTGTGCAAGCTCATGGACTACGGGAAGTTCAAGTACGAGTCGGCCATGAAGGCCCGTGAGGCGCGCAAGAACCAGGCGCACACGGTCATCAAGGAGATGAAGCTCCGGCCGAAGATCGACCCGCACGACTATGACACCAAGAAGGGTCACGTCGTCCGGTTCCTCAAGCAGGGCGACAAGGTCAAGATCACGATCATGTTCCGTGGTCGCGAGCAGTCCCGCCCGGAGCTCGGCTACCGACTCCTGCAGCGTCTCGCGAACGACGTCGAAGACCTCGGGTTCATCGAGTCGAACCCGAAGCAGGACGGCCGAAACATGATCATGGTCCTCGGTCCGCACAAGAAGAAGACCGAAGCCATGGCCGAGGCCCGCGAGGCCCAGGCCGCCCGCAAGGCCGAGCGACAGGGCCGCACGGACGACTCCGCGGAGGAGACGCCCGACGAGGCCGAGGCCGTCGAGGCCGCAGCCGAGGTCGAGGCGCCCGCCGAGGAGCCTGCCGAAGCCTGA
- the rpmI gene encoding 50S ribosomal protein L35, translated as MPKNKTHSGASKRFKITGSGKVLRERAGKRHLLEHKSSRLTRRLSGNAEMAPGDAKKIKKLLGK; from the coding sequence ATGCCGAAGAACAAGACGCACAGCGGTGCCAGCAAGCGCTTCAAGATCACCGGCTCCGGCAAGGTGCTCCGTGAGCGCGCCGGCAAGCGCCACCTGCTCGAACACAAGTCGTCCCGTCTGACGCGTCGCCTCAGCGGCAACGCCGAGATGGCCCCGGGCGACGCCAAGAAGATCAAGAAGCTTCTCGGCAAGTGA
- the rplT gene encoding 50S ribosomal protein L20, producing the protein MARVKRAVNAHKKRRAILEAAKGYRGQRSRLYRKAKEQVTHSLVYNYNDRKKRKGDFRQLWIQRINAAARANGITYNRFIQGLKAANIEVDRKILAELAVNDANAFAALVEVAQKALPSDVNAPKAAA; encoded by the coding sequence GTGGCACGCGTCAAGCGGGCAGTCAACGCCCACAAGAAGCGTCGGGCGATCCTCGAGGCGGCCAAGGGTTACCGCGGCCAGAGGTCGCGCCTGTACCGCAAGGCCAAGGAGCAGGTCACCCACTCCCTGGTCTACAACTACAACGACCGCAAGAAGCGCAAGGGCGACTTCCGTCAGCTGTGGATCCAGCGCATCAACGCCGCTGCCCGCGCCAACGGCATCACCTACAACCGCTTCATCCAGGGTCTGAAGGCCGCCAACATCGAGGTGGACCGCAAGATCCTCGCGGAGCTGGCCGTCAACGACGCGAACGCCTTCGCGGCGCTCGTCGAGGTTGCGCAGAAGGCTCTGCCGTCGGACGTCAACGCCCCCAAGGCTGCCGCCTAG
- a CDS encoding RNA methyltransferase → MVAAPELISPKSPRVSAARRLAKRNFRGKERLFLAEGPQAVREAAAYSDTLVELFATVDAAERYADIVGEARAAGARVHLADEDVIADISTTVTPQGLVGVCRFLDTPFEDILAARPKLVAVLAHVRDPGNAGTVLRCADAAGAEAVILTDASVDLYNPKCVRASVGSLFHLPVAVGVPVERAVQGLKDAGVRILAADGAGEDDLDDELDKGTMGTPSAWVFGNEAWGLPEETRALADAVVRVPIHGRAESLNLATAAAVCLYASARAQRAVGGCRSVTPS, encoded by the coding sequence ATGGTTGCCGCTCCCGAGTTGATCTCCCCCAAGTCGCCCCGAGTCAGCGCCGCACGGCGGCTGGCCAAGCGGAACTTCAGGGGTAAGGAGCGGCTGTTTCTTGCTGAGGGGCCACAAGCCGTGCGGGAGGCTGCTGCCTACTCGGACACGCTGGTGGAGCTGTTCGCGACCGTCGACGCCGCCGAACGGTACGCCGACATCGTGGGGGAGGCCCGCGCCGCCGGAGCCCGGGTGCACCTCGCCGACGAGGACGTCATCGCCGACATCTCGACGACCGTGACGCCTCAGGGGCTCGTCGGGGTCTGCCGGTTTCTGGACACGCCCTTCGAGGACATCCTCGCCGCCCGGCCCAAGCTCGTCGCCGTGCTCGCGCACGTCCGCGACCCCGGGAACGCCGGCACCGTGCTGCGGTGTGCCGACGCCGCGGGTGCCGAGGCGGTGATCCTCACCGACGCCTCCGTGGATCTCTACAACCCCAAGTGCGTGCGCGCTTCGGTCGGTTCGCTCTTCCATCTGCCCGTCGCCGTCGGCGTACCCGTCGAGCGGGCCGTGCAGGGGCTCAAGGACGCGGGCGTACGCATCCTCGCCGCCGACGGCGCGGGCGAGGACGACCTCGACGACGAGCTCGACAAGGGCACCATGGGCACCCCGTCCGCCTGGGTCTTCGGCAACGAGGCGTGGGGGCTTCCGGAGGAGACCCGCGCACTCGCCGACGCCGTGGTGCGCGTTCCGATCCACGGCAGAGCCGAGAGCCTCAACCTCGCGACGGCGGCGGCGGTGTGCCTCTACGCCTCCGCCCGTGCACAGCGTGCCGTGGGAGGGTGCCGTTCCGTAACCCCCAGCTAG
- a CDS encoding ATP-binding protein, with product MTIGTSRSPGAQTVLRTRADPGGLGSLGLDPDELPDGLVVADETGHVICFNTAAARITAVRAADALGSPLELALPLEDLEGRRWWQLTDPYGGLATRFAQPERNLLLPGGREVLVSARYVRTAPTGPVRRVVVSIRDTEARRRTERSHAELIATVAHELRSPLTSVKGFTATLLAKWERFTDDQKKLMLETVDADANRVTRLIAELLDISRIDSGRLELRRQPVDIGAAVGRHVQAHVASGQDADRFLVRIEQPLPDLWADPDKIDQVLSNLLENAVRHGEGTVTIDVASSVTCSTAVTVSDEGPGIPEESMGRVFTRFWRGSKRGGTGLGLYIVKGIVEAHGGTITVGRAPAGGAEFRFTLPVGTPAYLL from the coding sequence ATGACCATCGGCACGAGCAGATCACCGGGAGCGCAGACCGTCCTGCGCACCCGCGCGGACCCGGGCGGCCTCGGCAGCCTGGGCCTTGACCCGGACGAGCTGCCCGACGGCCTCGTCGTCGCGGACGAGACGGGCCACGTCATCTGCTTCAACACCGCGGCCGCACGCATCACCGCGGTCCGTGCCGCCGACGCCCTGGGCTCACCGCTGGAGCTCGCCCTGCCTTTAGAGGACCTCGAAGGGCGCCGCTGGTGGCAGCTCACCGATCCCTACGGCGGCCTCGCCACCCGCTTCGCCCAGCCCGAGCGCAATCTGCTGCTCCCCGGCGGGCGTGAGGTCCTCGTCTCCGCGCGCTATGTGCGCACCGCGCCCACCGGGCCCGTCCGCCGTGTCGTCGTGTCCATCCGCGACACCGAGGCCCGCCGCCGCACCGAGCGCAGCCATGCCGAGCTGATCGCCACGGTCGCCCATGAGCTCCGCTCGCCCCTCACCTCCGTCAAGGGCTTCACGGCGACACTGCTCGCCAAGTGGGAGCGGTTCACCGACGACCAGAAGAAGCTGATGCTGGAGACGGTGGACGCCGACGCCAACCGCGTCACCCGGCTCATCGCCGAGCTCCTCGATATTTCAAGGATCGACTCCGGGCGGCTCGAACTGCGCCGGCAGCCCGTCGACATCGGCGCCGCCGTCGGCCGCCACGTCCAGGCCCATGTCGCATCCGGCCAGGACGCCGACCGCTTCCTCGTACGGATAGAGCAGCCGCTGCCCGACCTCTGGGCCGACCCCGACAAGATCGACCAGGTGCTCAGCAACCTCCTGGAAAATGCCGTGCGGCACGGCGAGGGAACGGTCACCATTGATGTGGCGTCCTCGGTGACCTGCTCGACGGCCGTGACCGTGAGCGACGAGGGCCCCGGCATTCCGGAGGAATCGATGGGCCGTGTCTTCACCCGCTTCTGGCGGGGCAGCAAGCGCGGCGGGACGGGACTCGGCTTGTACATCGTGAAGGGCATCGTGGAGGCGCACGGCGGGACGATCACCGTCGGCCGCGCGCCCGCCGGCGGCGCCGAATTCCGATTTACGTTGCCCGTGGGCACTCCGGCGTATCTGCTCTGA
- the pheS gene encoding phenylalanine--tRNA ligase subunit alpha translates to MSAPNKSYDPVEVEALKPEEIERMRDEALAAFAAAGDLEQLQEAKVAHTGGTSPLALANREIGALPPQAKAEAGKRVGMARGAVSKALAARQTELEAERDARVLVEEAVDVTLPYDRVPAGARHPLTTFMERVADVFVAMGYEIAEGPEVEAEWFNFDALNFTPDHPARQMQDTFFVEGPKAASDSGSAAGSGDESGVVLRTHTSPVQARAMLDREPPVYIVCPGRVYRTDELDATHTPVFHQIELLAVDEGLTMADLKGTLDHMVQSLFGAGMKTRLRPNYFPFTEPSAEMDMVCYVCRGESVGNPDRPCRTCGSEGWIELGGCGMVNPKVLTACGVDPQKYSGFAFGFGIERMLMFRHNVEDMRDMVEGDIRFTRPFGMEI, encoded by the coding sequence ATGTCGGCACCGAACAAGTCGTACGACCCTGTTGAGGTCGAGGCACTGAAACCTGAAGAGATCGAGCGCATGCGGGACGAGGCGCTCGCCGCCTTCGCCGCCGCGGGCGACCTCGAACAGCTCCAGGAGGCCAAGGTCGCGCACACCGGCGGCACCTCGCCGCTGGCGCTCGCCAACCGCGAGATCGGTGCACTGCCCCCGCAGGCCAAGGCCGAGGCCGGCAAGCGCGTCGGCATGGCGCGCGGCGCCGTGAGCAAGGCGCTGGCCGCCCGCCAGACCGAGCTCGAGGCCGAGCGCGACGCGCGGGTCCTGGTCGAGGAGGCGGTGGACGTCACGCTGCCGTACGACCGCGTCCCCGCCGGTGCCCGGCACCCGCTGACCACGTTCATGGAGCGCGTCGCGGACGTCTTCGTCGCCATGGGCTACGAGATCGCGGAGGGCCCCGAGGTCGAGGCGGAGTGGTTCAACTTCGACGCCCTGAACTTCACCCCGGACCACCCGGCCCGGCAGATGCAGGACACGTTCTTCGTCGAGGGCCCCAAGGCTGCATCTGATAGCGGCTCCGCCGCGGGTTCGGGCGATGAGTCCGGTGTCGTACTGCGGACGCACACGTCCCCCGTGCAGGCCCGCGCGATGCTCGACCGTGAGCCGCCCGTCTACATCGTCTGCCCCGGCCGTGTGTACCGCACGGACGAGCTGGACGCGACGCACACCCCGGTCTTCCACCAGATCGAGCTGCTCGCCGTGGACGAGGGCCTGACCATGGCCGACCTCAAGGGCACCCTGGACCACATGGTCCAGTCGCTCTTCGGCGCGGGCATGAAGACGCGGCTGCGCCCGAACTACTTCCCGTTCACCGAGCCGTCCGCCGAGATGGACATGGTCTGCTACGTGTGCCGTGGCGAGTCCGTGGGCAACCCCGACCGCCCCTGCCGCACCTGCGGCAGCGAGGGCTGGATCGAGCTGGGCGGCTGCGGCATGGTCAACCCGAAGGTGCTCACCGCCTGCGGCGTCGACCCCCAGAAGTACAGCGGATTCGCCTTCGGGTTCGGCATCGAACGGATGCTGATGTTCCGCCACAACGTCGAAGACATGCGAGACATGGTCGAGGGTGACATCCGGTTCACCCGGCCGTTCGGGATGGAGATCTGA
- the pheT gene encoding phenylalanine--tRNA ligase subunit beta has product MRVPLSWLREYVDLPTTETGRDVQAKLIDVGLEVETVEQLGAGLTGPLVVGKVLTIEELTEFKKPIRFCTVDVGQANGTGEPQEIVCGARNFAVGDKVVVVLPGAVLPGDFKIAARKTYGKTSHGMICSGDELGMGDDGSGGIIVLPPEHEVGTDAIQLLELVDEVLDIAVTPDRGYALSMRGVARETATAYGLPLRDPALLDVPAPNSSGYPVKISDPRGCDRFTARTVTGLQPEARSPIWLKRRLQKAGMRPISLAVDITNYVMLELGQPLHAYDHSRIEGTIGVRRAEQGEKFTTLDGAKRVLDAEDLVITDDRGPIGLAGVMGGANTEIADHAEDAGTTDVIIEAAHFDAISIARTARRHKLPSEAAKRYERGVDPQAASAAAQRTVDLLVLLAGGTADAGVTEVIAPSAPRTISMPADHPDKVAGMDYGRETVVRRLQEVGCDVYGQDALTVTVPSWRPDLTEPNDLAEEVIRLEGYENLPSTLPKPPAGRGLTARQRLHRRIGRALAGSGFVEAPNYPFIGEQVFDQLGLEPGDPKRRVVKLVNPLSDEEPALRTTLLPGLLGALRRNEGRGSHDLALFETGLVFEPRDERGIAVRLPVDRRPTDEEIASLTEALPVQPRHAAVVLAGAREQAGWWGKGRPADWADTVQAARTLAAESGTELLVRQGQYGPWHPGRCAELAVVIDGAEQVIGYAGELHPRVVKALSLPARTCAMELDLDRLEDASTGVPQGPKISTFPVATQDVALVVDGDVPAADVEKVLREGAGELLESIRLFDVFTGEQIGAGKKSLAYALRFRAADRTLTVDEASAARDAAVALAAERTGAVLRGA; this is encoded by the coding sequence ATGCGGGTCCCGCTTTCCTGGCTGCGGGAGTACGTCGACCTCCCCACCACCGAGACCGGCCGTGACGTACAGGCCAAGCTGATCGACGTCGGCCTCGAGGTCGAGACCGTCGAGCAGCTCGGCGCGGGCCTCACCGGCCCCCTGGTCGTCGGCAAGGTCCTCACCATCGAGGAGCTGACGGAGTTCAAGAAGCCCATCCGCTTCTGCACCGTCGACGTCGGCCAGGCCAATGGCACCGGCGAACCGCAGGAGATCGTCTGCGGCGCGCGCAACTTCGCCGTCGGCGACAAGGTCGTCGTCGTGCTGCCCGGCGCCGTCCTGCCCGGCGACTTCAAGATCGCCGCGCGCAAGACGTACGGCAAGACCTCGCACGGCATGATCTGCTCCGGCGACGAGCTGGGCATGGGCGACGACGGCAGCGGCGGCATCATCGTCCTTCCGCCCGAGCACGAGGTCGGCACCGACGCCATCCAGCTGCTCGAGCTGGTCGACGAGGTCCTGGACATCGCCGTCACGCCCGACCGCGGTTACGCCCTGTCGATGCGCGGCGTCGCCCGCGAGACCGCCACCGCGTACGGCCTGCCGCTGCGCGACCCGGCGCTCCTGGACGTGCCCGCGCCGAACTCGTCCGGCTACCCGGTCAAGATCTCCGACCCGCGCGGCTGCGACCGCTTCACCGCGCGCACGGTCACGGGCCTGCAGCCCGAGGCCCGCTCGCCGATCTGGCTCAAGCGCCGCCTGCAGAAGGCGGGCATGCGCCCGATCTCGCTCGCCGTCGACATCACCAACTACGTGATGCTGGAGCTCGGCCAGCCGCTGCACGCCTACGACCACTCCCGCATCGAGGGCACGATCGGTGTGCGCCGTGCCGAGCAGGGCGAGAAGTTCACGACGCTCGACGGCGCCAAGCGCGTCCTCGACGCCGAGGACCTGGTCATCACCGACGACCGCGGACCGATCGGCCTCGCGGGCGTCATGGGCGGCGCCAACACCGAGATCGCGGATCACGCCGAGGACGCCGGTACCACCGACGTCATCATCGAGGCCGCGCACTTCGACGCGATCTCCATCGCCCGCACCGCCCGGCGCCACAAGCTGCCCTCCGAGGCGGCCAAGCGCTACGAGCGCGGCGTCGACCCGCAGGCCGCGTCCGCCGCCGCGCAGCGCACGGTCGACCTGCTCGTCCTGCTGGCGGGCGGCACCGCCGACGCCGGGGTCACCGAGGTCATCGCGCCCTCCGCGCCCCGCACGATCAGCATGCCCGCCGACCACCCGGACAAGGTCGCGGGCATGGACTACGGCCGCGAGACCGTCGTCCGCCGCCTGCAGGAGGTCGGCTGCGACGTCTACGGCCAGGACGCCCTGACGGTCACCGTGCCGTCCTGGCGCCCCGACCTGACCGAGCCGAACGACCTCGCCGAAGAGGTCATCCGGCTCGAGGGGTACGAGAACCTCCCCTCGACTCTGCCCAAGCCCCCCGCCGGCCGCGGCCTGACCGCCCGGCAGCGGCTGCACCGCCGCATCGGCCGCGCCCTCGCCGGCAGCGGTTTCGTCGAGGCGCCGAACTACCCGTTCATCGGCGAGCAGGTCTTCGACCAGCTCGGCCTTGAGCCCGGCGACCCCAAGCGCCGCGTCGTGAAGCTGGTCAACCCGCTCTCCGACGAGGAGCCCGCTCTTCGTACGACGCTGCTTCCGGGGCTGCTCGGCGCGCTGCGCCGCAACGAAGGCCGCGGCAGCCACGACCTGGCGCTCTTCGAGACCGGCCTGGTCTTCGAGCCGCGCGACGAGCGAGGGATCGCCGTTCGGCTGCCCGTCGACCGGCGCCCCACGGACGAGGAGATCGCCTCCCTGACCGAGGCGCTCCCCGTCCAGCCGCGGCACGCCGCCGTCGTCCTCGCGGGCGCCCGCGAGCAGGCCGGCTGGTGGGGCAAGGGGCGTCCGGCGGACTGGGCGGACACGGTCCAGGCCGCGCGCACCCTGGCCGCCGAGTCGGGCACCGAACTGCTCGTGCGCCAGGGCCAGTACGGTCCCTGGCACCCGGGCCGGTGCGCCGAGCTCGCCGTCGTGATCGATGGCGCCGAGCAGGTCATCGGGTACGCGGGTGAGCTGCACCCGCGGGTCGTCAAGGCGCTGTCGCTTCCCGCGCGCACCTGCGCGATGGAGCTCGACCTCGACCGCCTGGAGGACGCGAGCACCGGTGTCCCGCAGGGGCCGAAGATCTCCACGTTCCCGGTGGCCACGCAGGACGTCGCGCTCGTCGTCGACGGGGACGTCCCCGCCGCCGATGTCGAGAAGGTCCTTCGCGAGGGCGCGGGTGAACTCCTGGAGTCCATCCGGCTGTTCGACGTCTTCACCGGCGAGCAGATCGGCGCGGGCAAGAAGTCCCTGGCGTACGCGCTGCGCTTCCGCGCGGCCGACCGCACGCTGACCGTCGACGAGGCCTCCGCGGCCCGTGACGCGGCCGTCGCCCTCGCGGCGGAGCGGACGGGTGCGGTGCTGCGCGGAGCGTAG